A region from the Halomarina litorea genome encodes:
- a CDS encoding DUF7344 domain-containing protein: protein MDTTSELLDALSDPRRRRVVYALADSEDRLSVDDLAQIVADNETGRADPARVDRIHLTLVHNHLRRLADAGFLQYDEERETVAATSTSPEVETLVDAVRTLDATT from the coding sequence ATGGACACCACCTCGGAACTACTCGATGCGCTCAGCGACCCCCGGAGGCGTCGCGTCGTCTACGCGCTCGCCGACTCGGAGGACAGACTCTCCGTCGACGACCTCGCGCAGATCGTCGCCGACAACGAGACGGGACGGGCCGACCCGGCGCGGGTCGACCGGATTCACCTGACGCTCGTCCACAACCATCTCAGACGCCTCGCGGACGCCGGATTCCTCCAGTACGACGAGGAACGCGAGACCGTCGCGGCCACGAGCACCTCCCCGGAGGTCGAGACACTCGTGGACGCCGTCCGCACTCTCGATGCGACCACGTGA
- a CDS encoding S8 family serine peptidase, with product MPTHNRRTFLKVSGAALGGMFATSGTVLAQESTDRFIVDLKDDRDPEGVDVVHDLSAVGLAVVEGTKSDAEKLGTVAPDLRLTLADPDVNREAPTVADAGVADEPLYHLQWDKQALDVTTAWETTKGAGTRVAIIDSGVDASHEDLEVNTELSRNFTGDGEGAGVPAGGDHGTHVAGIVGALDNETGIVGTAPETDLVDCRVFSADPGASFADILAAIVYSAEIDADVANLSLGAYPVPRQGLGSFYGEVLNSTMTYANEEGTLLVISAGNDSADLQHDLNFISLPNEGAQAVSVSATGPIGFMWGEDGLEAPPQSPAFYTNYGTNAITLGAPGGDADLSAIETGVNWFNDLVLSTVPGGYGWKAGTSMAAPNVAGAAALVKSANSSYDANQVESALKRAAEVPEGYDKAYYGAGFLNVVDAL from the coding sequence ATGCCAACCCACAATCGGCGGACGTTTCTGAAGGTGAGCGGCGCGGCACTCGGCGGAATGTTCGCGACGAGCGGCACCGTCCTCGCACAGGAGAGCACGGACCGGTTCATCGTCGACCTGAAGGACGATAGGGACCCCGAGGGCGTCGACGTCGTCCACGACCTGAGCGCGGTCGGTCTGGCCGTCGTCGAGGGGACGAAGTCCGACGCGGAGAAACTGGGGACTGTCGCGCCCGACCTGCGCCTCACGCTCGCGGACCCCGACGTGAACCGCGAGGCACCGACGGTTGCGGACGCCGGTGTTGCCGACGAGCCCCTGTATCACCTCCAGTGGGACAAGCAGGCCCTCGACGTGACGACGGCGTGGGAGACCACGAAGGGCGCGGGGACGCGCGTCGCCATCATCGACTCGGGTGTCGATGCGAGCCACGAGGACCTCGAGGTGAACACCGAACTCTCGAGAAACTTCACCGGCGACGGCGAGGGGGCAGGCGTGCCTGCCGGCGGCGACCACGGTACCCACGTCGCGGGTATCGTCGGTGCATTGGACAACGAGACAGGTATCGTCGGGACCGCGCCCGAGACGGACCTCGTCGACTGCCGAGTGTTCTCGGCGGACCCCGGCGCGTCGTTCGCCGACATCCTCGCCGCCATCGTCTACTCCGCCGAAATCGACGCCGACGTGGCGAACCTGAGCCTCGGGGCGTATCCCGTCCCGCGACAGGGCCTGGGGAGCTTCTACGGCGAGGTGCTCAACAGCACGATGACCTACGCCAACGAGGAGGGCACCCTGCTGGTCATCTCCGCCGGCAACGACTCCGCCGACCTGCAACACGACCTGAACTTCATCAGCCTGCCCAACGAGGGCGCGCAGGCGGTGTCGGTGTCCGCGACGGGTCCCATCGGGTTCATGTGGGGCGAAGACGGCCTCGAAGCACCACCCCAGAGTCCCGCCTTCTACACCAACTACGGCACGAACGCCATCACCCTCGGCGCGCCCGGCGGCGACGCCGACCTGAGTGCTATCGAGACGGGAGTGAACTGGTTCAACGACCTCGTGCTGAGCACCGTCCCCGGCGGATATGGCTGGAAGGCCGGCACCTCGATGGCCGCGCCCAACGTCGCGGGGGCCGCCGCCCTCGTCAAGAGCGCGAACTCGTCGTACGACGCGAACCAGGTCGAGAGCGCCCTCAAGCGGGCCGCAGAAGTCCCCGAGGGCTACGACAAGGCCTACTACGGCGCGGGCTTCCTGAACGTCGTCGACGCCCTGTAG
- a CDS encoding thioredoxin family protein gives MTEADDELDAIREEKRKRLVEAQSVASSPAEPIHVDGADHLAELVGQHDVVLVDYYADWCGPCKMLEPTVESLAADSAAAVLKVDIDANQALAQQQGVRGVPTLQLYAGGELVERLVGVQDEGTLRSLVDQHA, from the coding sequence ATGACCGAAGCCGACGACGAACTCGACGCGATACGGGAGGAGAAGCGGAAACGGCTCGTCGAAGCACAGTCAGTAGCGTCTTCCCCTGCGGAACCCATCCACGTCGACGGGGCAGACCACCTCGCGGAACTCGTCGGGCAGCACGACGTCGTGCTGGTTGATTACTACGCGGACTGGTGTGGACCGTGCAAGATGCTCGAACCGACCGTCGAGTCGCTGGCCGCCGACAGCGCCGCCGCCGTCCTCAAGGTGGACATCGACGCGAACCAGGCGCTCGCCCAGCAACAGGGCGTCCGGGGCGTCCCCACCCTGCAACTGTACGCGGGTGGCGAACTGGTCGAACGCCTGGTGGGCGTCCAAGACGAGGGGACGTTGCGGTCGCTCGTCGACCAGCACGCGTAA
- a CDS encoding PRC-barrel domain-containing protein: MDQTPQEITSLVGREVYSNNGVFVGQVEDLRLDLDTETVTGLALADLNDELFRDRARGARGVIIPYRWVRAVGDVILINDIIERMKQPEEEAAA; this comes from the coding sequence ATGGACCAGACGCCCCAGGAGATCACGTCGCTCGTCGGCCGGGAAGTCTACTCGAACAATGGCGTGTTCGTCGGCCAGGTCGAGGACCTCCGTCTCGACCTCGACACCGAGACCGTGACGGGGCTCGCCCTCGCGGACCTCAACGACGAACTGTTCCGTGACCGCGCCCGCGGCGCCCGCGGCGTCATCATCCCGTACCGCTGGGTGCGGGCCGTCGGCGACGTCATCCTCATCAACGACATCATCGAGCGGATGAAACAGCCCGAGGAGGAGGCGGCGGCGTAG
- a CDS encoding DHH family phosphoesterase, with product MSTAITMASMSTYAILGCGSVGHAVAEELEDEGKDVLIIDMDEGRVEALRDQDMDARAADIRDASVADTVSDRDVILILSSDVGANEAAVENIRDRGGEQFIVARASDPVSADDLSDIGADVVINPSAVIADSALRALETGELEFKTGKLAEVIDGTGTRLAILTSPSPSPDSIASAVALQAIARSRDVEADIVYEGEIGIQENRAFVNLLGIDLLSRSDVELDQYDTIALVDHSQAAEATVDRPVDVYIDHAEPEIEYDARFEDIRPNIASSSTILTKYIQEFDIKLSEQVATALLYGIRAETLDFKRDTTPADLTAAAYLYPFVNHDTLEQVESPSMSPETLDVLAEAIRNREVQGSHLVSNAGFVRDRDALAQAAQHLLNLEGITTTAVFAITEDTIYLAARSKDIRMNIGGVLEDAFGDIGEAKGHSTDATVEIPLGIFTGIETNEENRDTLLQLTEEAVRRKLFNAMGVETSDGNGN from the coding sequence ATGAGTACCGCCATCACGATGGCGTCGATGTCTACCTACGCGATTCTCGGGTGTGGCAGCGTCGGTCACGCCGTCGCGGAGGAACTCGAGGACGAGGGCAAGGACGTCCTCATCATCGACATGGACGAGGGTCGCGTCGAGGCGCTCCGCGACCAGGACATGGACGCCCGCGCGGCCGACATCCGTGACGCCAGTGTGGCGGACACGGTGTCCGACCGGGACGTCATCCTCATCCTCTCCTCGGACGTGGGGGCCAACGAGGCGGCCGTCGAGAACATCCGCGACCGGGGCGGCGAGCAGTTCATCGTCGCGCGCGCGTCCGACCCCGTCTCCGCGGACGACCTCTCGGACATCGGCGCGGACGTCGTCATCAACCCCTCGGCGGTCATCGCCGACTCCGCGCTCCGCGCGCTGGAGACGGGGGAACTGGAGTTCAAGACCGGCAAACTCGCCGAGGTCATCGACGGCACCGGGACGCGACTCGCCATCCTCACATCCCCGAGTCCGAGTCCCGACTCCATCGCCAGCGCCGTCGCCCTCCAGGCCATCGCCCGCTCGCGCGACGTCGAGGCCGACATCGTCTACGAGGGGGAAATCGGCATCCAGGAGAACCGCGCGTTCGTCAACCTGCTGGGTATCGACCTGCTCTCGCGGTCGGACGTTGAACTCGACCAGTACGACACCATCGCGCTGGTCGACCACTCGCAGGCCGCCGAGGCCACCGTCGACCGACCTGTCGACGTGTACATCGACCACGCCGAACCCGAAATCGAGTACGACGCTCGTTTCGAGGACATCCGTCCGAACATCGCCTCCTCCTCGACCATCCTCACGAAGTACATCCAGGAGTTCGACATCAAGCTCTCCGAACAGGTCGCCACCGCCCTCCTCTACGGCATCCGCGCCGAGACGCTCGACTTCAAGCGCGACACGACGCCCGCCGACCTCACCGCCGCCGCCTACCTCTACCCGTTCGTCAACCACGACACCTTAGAACAGGTCGAGTCGCCGTCGATGAGCCCCGAGACGCTCGACGTCCTCGCGGAGGCCATCCGCAACCGCGAGGTGCAGGGCTCGCACCTCGTCTCGAACGCCGGGTTCGTCCGCGACCGGGACGCCCTCGCGCAGGCCGCCCAGCACCTCCTCAACCTCGAGGGCATCACCACCACCGCCGTCTTCGCCATCACCGAGGACACCATCTACCTCGCCGCCCGGTCGAAGGACATCCGCATGAACATCGGGGGCGTCCTCGAGGACGCCTTCGGCGACATCGGCGAGGCGAAGGGCCACTCCACCGACGCCACCGTCGAGATCCCCCTCGGCATCTTCACCGGCATCGAGACGAACGAGGAGAACCGCGATACGCTCCTCCAGTTGACCGAGGAGGCCGTTCGCCGCAAACTGTTCAACGCGATGGGCGTCGAGACGAGCGACGGGAACGGCAACTGA
- a CDS encoding alpha/beta fold hydrolase: MDHGTVRVGGDTLHYIESDGRDATGTDGSGDDPPLVCLHGAVIDAAHVSWGGVLDELATTLGRRVLALDQLGYGESDRPEDAAYSTAAHVERFGGFVDALSLDRVVPVGLSMGGGVALGYALDHPDRVERLVLVDSHGLGAPVPGGKLTYLLSRTDVPNKAALALLSRSKGITRASLGNVVVDPGELDDAVVAEVYDLLQRPDPGFAFRRWRRHEVTWGGYRTDYTNRLAGFEVPTLLVHGAADEVVPVSVARQAAARLPEGTLEVFEDCAHWPPRERPSVFVSRLRTWWA; this comes from the coding sequence ATGGACCACGGCACGGTACGGGTCGGTGGCGACACCCTCCACTACATCGAGAGCGACGGGCGCGACGCTACCGGAACCGACGGAAGCGGGGACGACCCACCGCTCGTCTGCCTCCACGGGGCCGTCATCGACGCCGCGCACGTCTCGTGGGGTGGCGTCCTCGACGAGTTGGCGACGACGCTGGGACGGCGCGTTCTCGCGCTCGACCAACTCGGCTACGGGGAGAGCGACCGCCCCGAGGACGCCGCGTACTCGACCGCCGCACACGTCGAGCGCTTCGGCGGATTCGTCGACGCCCTCTCGCTGGACCGGGTCGTCCCGGTCGGCCTCTCGATGGGCGGGGGCGTCGCCCTCGGCTACGCGCTCGACCACCCGGACCGGGTCGAACGACTCGTCCTCGTGGACAGTCACGGCCTCGGCGCGCCCGTCCCGGGCGGGAAACTGACCTACCTCCTCTCGCGGACCGACGTACCTAACAAGGCGGCGCTGGCGCTGCTCTCCCGGAGCAAGGGTATCACGCGAGCGAGTCTCGGCAACGTGGTCGTCGACCCGGGCGAACTCGACGACGCCGTCGTGGCCGAGGTGTACGACCTCCTCCAGCGACCCGACCCGGGGTTCGCCTTCCGGCGGTGGCGACGCCACGAGGTGACCTGGGGTGGCTATCGGACGGACTACACGAACCGCCTCGCCGGGTTCGAGGTACCGACGCTGCTCGTCCACGGCGCGGCGGACGAGGTGGTTCCGGTGTCGGTCGCGCGGCAGGCCGCCGCCCGACTACCCGAGGGGACCCTCGAAGTGTTCGAAGACTGCGCGCACTGGCCGCCGCGGGAACGACCGTCGGTGTTCGTCAGTCGTCTCCGGACGTGGTGGGCGTAG
- a CDS encoding citrate synthase/methylcitrate synthase, giving the protein MADDTLDPGLEHVIAAETRLSHIDGEAGELVVAGYPLAELAGHATFEETVFLLRNDRLPTESELDALRDDLRAHRDVPEVTRELLREAAERGNGAMDAVRMGAASASLVRETDDPERDALLAVAQFPTIVGTYWRYRQGEDPLAPREDLGHAANYLYLLTGEVPDEARVRGLETYLNTVCDHGLNASTFAARAIVSTETDVLSAVTGAVGALKGPLHGGAPGPVLDMLREVHESGDAVTWVREALSSGQRLMGFGHRVYEVRDPRAAVLSTAAERLFEDRPDADLFETARETERVAVDLLEEHKPGRQLETNVEFYTAVLLCGVGVPQELFTATFGVARVAGWTAHCLEQLANNRIVRPRSRYVGERGRTWAALEAR; this is encoded by the coding sequence ATGGCAGACGACACCCTCGACCCCGGCCTCGAACACGTCATCGCCGCGGAGACGCGCCTCTCGCACATCGACGGCGAGGCGGGCGAACTGGTCGTCGCCGGGTACCCCCTCGCGGAACTCGCGGGCCACGCGACGTTCGAGGAGACGGTCTTCCTCCTCCGGAACGACCGCCTCCCCACCGAGTCCGAACTCGACGCCCTCCGCGACGACCTGCGCGCCCATCGGGACGTCCCCGAAGTCACCCGTGAACTGCTCCGCGAGGCCGCCGAGCGCGGGAACGGCGCGATGGACGCCGTCCGGATGGGCGCGGCGAGTGCGAGTCTCGTCCGCGAGACGGACGACCCCGAGCGCGACGCCCTCCTCGCCGTCGCCCAGTTTCCCACCATCGTCGGGACCTACTGGCGCTACCGGCAGGGCGAGGACCCACTCGCCCCCCGCGAGGACCTGGGCCACGCCGCGAACTACCTCTACCTGCTGACCGGCGAGGTTCCCGACGAGGCGCGGGTCAGGGGGCTGGAGACGTACCTGAACACGGTCTGTGACCACGGGCTGAACGCCTCGACGTTCGCCGCCCGGGCCATCGTCTCGACGGAGACGGACGTGCTGTCGGCGGTCACGGGCGCGGTCGGCGCGCTGAAGGGGCCGCTCCACGGCGGCGCACCCGGCCCCGTCCTCGACATGCTCCGCGAGGTCCACGAGTCGGGCGACGCCGTGACGTGGGTCCGGGAGGCGCTCTCCTCCGGCCAGCGCCTGATGGGCTTCGGCCACCGCGTCTACGAGGTGCGGGACCCCCGCGCCGCCGTCCTGTCGACGGCCGCCGAGCGACTCTTCGAGGACCGACCGGACGCGGACCTGTTCGAGACGGCCCGGGAGACGGAGCGAGTCGCGGTGGACCTCCTGGAAGAGCACAAGCCGGGGCGACAGCTGGAGACCAACGTCGAGTTCTACACCGCCGTCCTCCTGTGCGGCGTCGGCGTCCCGCAGGAACTGTTCACCGCGACGTTCGGCGTCGCCCGGGTCGCCGGGTGGACGGCCCACTGCCTCGAACAGTTGGCGAACAACCGCATCGTCCGCCCCCGCTCGCGGTACGTCGGGGAGCGAGGGCGAACGTGGGCGGCACTCGAAGCCCGATAG
- a CDS encoding VOC family protein yields the protein MEDRTDTLPATTRIGRVALRVNDLDEMTDFYEGRVGLSVQRRTAERAVLGADDTPLLELFADPGAALRGASETGLFHTAFLFPTRGSLGAALERVEADWRLDGASDHGVSEAVYCTDPEGNGVELYHDRPKEVWPIGPDGRVRMGSDRLALDDLRAASTGDRVAPEGTTVGHVHLEVSSLAAARAFYVDALGLRVRQTDDRSVLFLAAGGYHHHLGLNTWNGRTDPLSGRGLAWLELVVPDRTTLDAVGTRLGAETSVRDTDDGIEATGPDGVPLRVRIG from the coding sequence ATGGAGGACCGGACCGACACGCTCCCTGCCACCACCCGCATCGGTCGCGTCGCCCTCCGCGTGAACGACCTTGACGAGATGACCGACTTCTACGAGGGCCGCGTCGGCCTCTCCGTCCAGCGTCGGACCGCGGAGCGCGCCGTCCTTGGCGCGGACGACACCCCGTTGCTCGAACTGTTCGCCGACCCCGGGGCGGCCCTGCGCGGCGCGAGCGAGACGGGGTTGTTCCACACGGCGTTTCTCTTCCCCACGCGTGGCTCGCTGGGTGCGGCTCTCGAACGGGTCGAGGCGGACTGGCGACTCGACGGCGCGTCCGACCACGGCGTGAGCGAGGCGGTCTACTGTACGGACCCGGAGGGCAACGGCGTCGAACTGTACCACGACCGTCCGAAGGAGGTCTGGCCCATCGGTCCCGACGGTCGGGTCCGGATGGGGAGCGACCGCCTCGCGCTCGACGACCTCCGGGCGGCGAGCACCGGCGACAGGGTCGCTCCGGAGGGAACGACGGTGGGGCACGTGCACCTGGAGGTCTCCTCGTTGGCCGCGGCCCGCGCGTTCTACGTCGACGCGCTCGGGTTGCGGGTGCGACAGACCGACGACCGCTCGGTGCTGTTCCTCGCGGCTGGCGGCTACCACCACCACCTCGGGCTCAACACCTGGAACGGCCGGACCGACCCGCTCTCCGGGCGGGGACTCGCGTGGCTCGAACTCGTCGTCCCGGACCGGACGACCCTCGACGCGGTCGGGACGCGACTCGGCGCGGAGACGTCCGTCCGGGACACCGACGACGGTATCGAGGCGACCGGACCGGACGGCGTCCCCCTCCGGGTCCGGATCGGGTAG
- a CDS encoding CNNM domain-containing protein, with amino-acid sequence MVEFVTLLALGVGIFLLLGNAFFVVSEFAMTRVRQFPESEFRGTPGLERAWEMTEQLEIYLSGCQVGITICSVGLGYVAEPALAALIDPAVKAVGLSGLLGGGGEGGHTLLSVILALVVINLFHIVVGEQAPTYLGVERTKLVCKYCAWPLYLWGKVMYPAIALSDRIAKALLGLFGVTIERSWADEEAEGEGSGTTPGEVRRQMGERLSGLGLTQERREEVLAAIDIDFVSVNDIMIPTEDIVALRAGDSFEENLERMSTSPHSRFPLIGDSLSDFRGVVYAPAVLRELDALREGGTTLEDIAAPPMTVEAAEDVADLIDRFQEEAQELALVTGGEPDDDESVEDPDADSDELVGLVTATDCFEAITGELEDPLDRAETTAGGSAGADRRGSSTPTTSGDD; translated from the coding sequence ATGGTCGAATTCGTGACGTTGCTGGCGCTCGGAGTTGGTATCTTCCTCCTGTTGGGAAACGCGTTCTTCGTCGTCTCTGAGTTCGCGATGACCCGGGTCCGTCAGTTCCCTGAGTCGGAGTTCCGAGGGACGCCGGGGCTCGAGCGGGCCTGGGAGATGACCGAACAGCTAGAGATATATCTCTCGGGCTGTCAGGTCGGCATCACCATCTGTTCGGTCGGGCTCGGCTACGTCGCGGAACCGGCGCTCGCGGCCCTCATCGACCCGGCAGTGAAGGCCGTTGGACTGAGTGGCTTGCTCGGTGGAGGCGGCGAGGGGGGACACACGCTCCTGTCGGTGATACTCGCGCTCGTCGTCATCAACCTCTTTCACATCGTCGTCGGGGAGCAGGCACCCACCTACCTCGGCGTCGAACGGACCAAGTTGGTCTGTAAGTACTGTGCGTGGCCGCTCTACCTCTGGGGGAAGGTGATGTATCCCGCCATCGCGCTCTCCGACCGCATCGCGAAGGCCCTCCTCGGACTGTTCGGTGTGACCATCGAGCGCTCGTGGGCTGACGAGGAGGCGGAAGGAGAGGGCAGTGGGACCACCCCCGGCGAGGTGCGCCGGCAGATGGGCGAACGACTCTCGGGACTCGGACTCACGCAGGAGCGCCGGGAGGAAGTGCTCGCGGCCATCGACATCGACTTCGTGTCGGTCAACGATATCATGATTCCCACCGAGGACATCGTCGCCCTCCGGGCTGGCGATTCCTTCGAGGAGAACCTCGAGCGCATGTCCACGTCGCCACACTCCCGGTTCCCGCTCATCGGGGACTCACTGTCGGACTTCCGGGGCGTCGTCTACGCTCCCGCCGTGTTGCGCGAACTAGACGCGCTCCGGGAGGGCGGGACGACGTTGGAGGACATCGCCGCCCCGCCGATGACCGTCGAGGCGGCCGAAGACGTGGCCGACCTCATCGACCGCTTCCAAGAGGAGGCACAGGAGCTCGCGCTAGTGACAGGCGGTGAGCCGGACGACGACGAGTCCGTCGAGGACCCGGACGCCGACTCCGACGAACTCGTCGGTCTCGTGACCGCGACCGACTGCTTCGAGGCCATCACGGGGGAACTGGAAGACCCCCTCGACCGTGCGGAGACGACGGCCGGCGGGTCGGCGGGGGCCGACCGACGTGGGTCGTCTACGCCCACCACGTCCGGAGACGACTGA
- a CDS encoding helix-turn-helix transcriptional regulator produces the protein MEHREPGDALDLLGQRAPMLRALDEGPTTKAAVQSALGVSRSTVDRGLRDLEHMEFVERTPEGYRVTLCGRVALEAYDRFETQLSGVCEVSDLLSSFPGDVPLDPAVFSGADVIRPDPTAPQRPTEAICDLVRWAEETRGTVVGVSDQFVDVYREGITAGSSVSLVLPPSALRRLLSKYAETMDDVLSTGRVTLRESTATPQFGLKIHRRGDHRVVGLAIYGDDGLRAFVRNDDPEAVLWVESLFESVWADADPIPLP, from the coding sequence ATGGAGCACCGAGAGCCGGGGGACGCACTCGACCTGCTCGGTCAGCGGGCCCCGATGCTCCGCGCGCTCGACGAGGGACCGACCACCAAGGCGGCCGTCCAGTCGGCACTCGGCGTCTCGCGGTCGACCGTCGACCGGGGGCTCAGGGACCTGGAACACATGGAGTTCGTAGAGCGCACCCCCGAGGGCTACCGGGTGACGCTCTGCGGTCGGGTCGCCCTCGAGGCCTACGACCGGTTCGAGACGCAACTCTCCGGGGTCTGTGAGGTCTCGGACCTGCTCTCGTCGTTCCCCGGGGACGTCCCGCTCGATCCCGCCGTCTTCTCGGGCGCGGACGTGATCCGACCGGACCCGACCGCGCCGCAGCGACCCACCGAGGCCATCTGTGACCTCGTCCGGTGGGCCGAGGAGACCCGGGGGACCGTCGTCGGCGTCTCCGACCAGTTCGTCGACGTCTACCGGGAGGGAATCACGGCCGGGTCGTCGGTGTCGCTCGTCCTCCCCCCATCGGCGCTCCGGCGACTCCTCTCGAAGTACGCGGAGACCATGGACGACGTCCTCTCGACGGGTCGGGTCACCCTGCGGGAGTCGACGGCCACCCCCCAGTTCGGACTGAAGATACACCGGCGCGGCGACCACCGGGTCGTCGGCCTCGCGATATACGGCGACGACGGCCTGCGGGCGTTCGTCAGGAACGACGACCCGGAGGCCGTCCTGTGGGTCGAGTCGCTGTTCGAGTCGGTCTGGGCGGACGCCGACCCGATACCGCTCCCGTGA